The Bacteroides acidifaciens genome includes a region encoding these proteins:
- a CDS encoding helix-turn-helix domain-containing protein codes for MAKNTMGTKLPRKLEQKMSVVGEQIKLARLRRNLSVAQVAERATCSPLTVSRIEKGVPTVAIGIYLRVLYALQLDDDILWLAKEDKLGKALQDLNLKTRRRASKKE; via the coding sequence ATGGCAAAGAATACAATGGGGACTAAGTTACCCCGAAAATTGGAACAAAAGATGTCAGTAGTGGGAGAGCAGATAAAATTGGCTCGCTTGCGCAGGAATCTAAGTGTGGCTCAGGTGGCAGAACGTGCTACCTGTTCTCCGTTGACCGTATCCCGAATAGAGAAAGGTGTACCGACTGTGGCAATCGGAATATATTTGCGTGTGTTATATGCTTTACAGCTTGACGATGATATTCTGTGGTTGGCCAAAGAAGATAAATTGGGAAAAGCTTTGCAGGATTTGAATTTGAAGACAAGGAGACGAGCCTCAAAAAAGGAATAA
- a CDS encoding type II toxin-antitoxin system HipA family toxin: MKTLYVYADFDWLKEVELIGELGYESLRGSDSYCFTFSDEWLKKHADLFLSDDLNNYPGQQYTQPEKDIFGCFSDALPDRWGRMLLLRREQIAAMEEKRLVRRLSSFDFLTGIDDFSRMGAFRFKESKDGSFINVSESLKIPPLTDIRELIAASAEIEKSEEDNLLPDRKWVAQLVQPGSSLGGARPKASVVDMDKTLYIAKFSSRNDDYDAGLWEHFSHLLAVKAGINSAKTKVMATGEKYHTLLSQRFDRTREGKRIHFASAMTLLGLNDGDSATTGHGYLDIVDFIVQNCTNVEDNLQELYRRVTFNICIGNSDDHFRNHGFLLTAKGWTLSPAYDMNPTLNEYQSLLVSSTSNKAELSILFDACEDYMLDRRAAEKIISEVIEAVKGWRELAVRLVISKREMDMFAGVLDERCKWE; encoded by the coding sequence ATGAAGACACTATATGTATATGCCGATTTTGACTGGCTCAAGGAAGTAGAACTCATTGGTGAGCTGGGTTATGAATCACTTCGTGGTTCGGACAGCTATTGCTTTACGTTCAGCGATGAATGGTTGAAAAAGCATGCCGATTTGTTTTTGAGTGACGACCTGAATAATTATCCGGGGCAGCAATATACGCAACCGGAGAAAGATATATTTGGATGTTTCTCTGATGCTTTGCCGGATAGATGGGGACGAATGCTGTTGTTACGGCGTGAGCAGATTGCAGCAATGGAAGAGAAGCGATTGGTACGAAGGCTATCTTCTTTCGATTTTTTGACCGGTATCGATGACTTTTCCCGAATGGGTGCTTTCCGCTTTAAAGAGTCAAAAGACGGAAGTTTTATAAATGTAAGTGAGTCTTTGAAAATACCACCTCTGACGGATATTAGAGAGTTGATTGCAGCCAGTGCAGAAATTGAGAAAAGCGAAGAGGATAATCTTCTTCCTGACAGGAAATGGGTCGCCCAACTCGTTCAGCCGGGTTCTTCATTGGGTGGAGCAAGACCTAAAGCCAGTGTGGTAGACATGGACAAAACGCTTTATATAGCCAAGTTCTCTTCGCGTAATGATGATTATGATGCCGGACTTTGGGAGCATTTTAGCCATCTTCTTGCCGTGAAAGCTGGTATAAATTCCGCAAAAACAAAAGTGATGGCCACTGGAGAGAAATATCATACCTTGCTTTCACAACGCTTTGACAGAACTCGAGAGGGAAAACGGATTCATTTTGCTTCAGCCATGACCTTGTTGGGACTCAATGACGGTGACAGCGCAACTACAGGACACGGTTATCTAGATATAGTCGATTTCATAGTTCAGAACTGTACGAATGTAGAAGACAATCTGCAGGAACTCTATCGCCGTGTAACTTTCAATATCTGCATCGGCAATAGCGATGACCATTTCCGCAATCATGGTTTTCTTTTGACTGCAAAAGGTTGGACACTATCTCCTGCATACGATATGAATCCCACTCTGAATGAGTATCAAAGCCTGCTTGTTTCATCAACTTCCAATAAAGCGGAGTTGAGTATCTTGTTTGATGCTTGCGAAGATTATATGCTTGACCGCAGAGCAGCAGAAAAGATTATTTCAGAAGTGATTGAAGCAGTGAAAGGGTGGAGAGAACTAGCGGTACGGTTAGTGATTTCCAAGAGGGAGATGGATATGTTTGCCGGAGTCCTGGATGAACGGTGTAAGTGGGAATAA
- a CDS encoding secondary thiamine-phosphate synthase enzyme YjbQ: MWKQVEFELQSRRRGFHLITGEILRNLPPLPKVGLLHLFIKHTSAGLSINENADPDVRVDMESIFNHLVKEREPYYQHTLEGDDDMPAHAKSSIIGTSITIPITNGKLNLGTWQGIYLCEFRDHGGNRRVVATISGE, from the coding sequence ATGTGGAAACAAGTAGAATTTGAATTACAGTCACGCAGACGTGGCTTTCATCTTATAACCGGAGAGATATTACGTAATCTGCCACCATTACCCAAAGTCGGATTACTGCATTTATTTATCAAACATACTTCTGCCGGATTGAGCATTAATGAAAATGCCGACCCTGATGTTCGCGTCGATATGGAAAGCATTTTCAACCATTTGGTGAAAGAACGTGAACCATATTATCAACATACTCTAGAGGGAGATGACGACATGCCAGCTCATGCAAAAAGTTCAATTATAGGCACATCGATTACAATCCCCATCACAAATGGAAAGCTGAATCTCGGAACTTGGCAAGGCATCTACCTCTGTGAATTCCGGGATCATGGTGGCAATCGACGAGTCGTGGCAACTATCAGCGGAGAATAG
- a CDS encoding TrmH family RNA methyltransferase, translating to MPVIEISSLSHPGVEVFSTLTETQLRNRTEPDKGIFIVESPKVIKRALDSGYEPLAILCERKHIIGDAAEIIERCANVPVYTGSRELLATLTGYVLTRGVLCAMRRPAPRNMEEVCRDARRIVVIDNVVDATNIGAIFRSAAALGIDAVLLTYTSCDPLNRRAVRVSMGSVFFLPWTWMDGSLSDLGKLGFRTAAMALTDNSISIDNPVLADESKLAIIMGNEGDGLSHDTIAEADYVVRIPMAHGVDSLNVAAAAAVAFWQLRVPQSIK from the coding sequence ATGCCTGTTATCGAAATATCATCCTTATCTCATCCCGGAGTTGAAGTGTTCAGTACTCTGACTGAAACTCAGCTACGTAACCGCACCGAACCCGACAAGGGTATTTTTATTGTGGAAAGTCCGAAGGTTATTAAAAGAGCTTTGGATTCCGGTTATGAACCTTTGGCTATTTTGTGTGAGCGTAAACATATTATCGGTGACGCTGCCGAAATCATCGAGCGTTGCGCTAACGTACCTGTTTATACAGGCAGCAGAGAATTGCTTGCTACACTGACCGGCTATGTCCTGACACGGGGCGTTCTCTGTGCCATGCGTCGTCCTGCGCCACGTAATATGGAAGAGGTATGCCGGGATGCCCGGCGCATTGTGGTTATTGACAATGTGGTTGACGCAACCAACATCGGTGCTATTTTCCGTTCGGCAGCCGCTCTTGGCATTGATGCCGTATTACTGACGTACACCTCTTGTGACCCGTTAAACCGCCGTGCAGTCAGGGTATCTATGGGCTCGGTATTCTTTTTGCCCTGGACTTGGATGGACGGTTCTCTCAGTGACTTGGGGAAATTGGGCTTTCGCACGGCTGCTATGGCGCTTACGGATAACTCTATTTCCATTGATAATCCTGTCTTAGCGGATGAATCAAAATTGGCTATTATAATGGGCAACGAAGGGGACGGACTTTCGCACGATACGATTGCTGAGGCTGATTACGTAGTCCGTATCCCTATGGCACATGGTGTTGATTCGCTTAATGTGGCTGCAGCGGCGGCTGTTGCTTTCTGGCAACTTCGTGTTCCACAATCCATCAAGTAG
- a CDS encoding AAA domain-containing protein — protein sequence MIDTSENLIIIKGQIKTAEIESCQNNNGNYSIIFRNSSSVYSYKEENVIWLTHPDKPDPANYQIATQRRILSNIETLSIFKSDSESYWHIRFQNGKEYDYKGKDLQITRSCLAETSSKDIFGYLKKVAEVNELKADDGTKLLAKQYEKINFIADNRAIAVYLNPQKYKLQTQSTPTLIFPFGCNASQQKAVQTAFENQISVVQGPPGTGKTQTILNIIANILVRGKTVQVVSNNNSAIVNVLEKLSKYDMGFIVALLGSTANKEKFIETQEEEKQYPENFESWHDAETEQPLFLDKIHHQTEELKSIFSKQERLAMARQEIQALKIEWQHYLQEFGTKESTTKLRRNSNSAALLNLWNECQQFAEKEQTSNLRGITAFIQRLKWLFFRFKSKTICKIPDKNFYKREMSSIIADFQILFYQTKHSELEVEIDTLEKELANKDASEMAKQMADASMKYLKNKLFRTYGNNHDKPVFTLEDLKDNWREVQKEYPIILSTTFSSVSSLHRDTVYDYLIMDEASQVSVETGALALSCAKNAIIVGDTMQLPNVVTEEDKEKLDFIANACLIKAEYDCARMSFLQSVCKVIPNVPQTLLREHYRCHPKIINFCNQKFYGGNLVIMTCDKGEKDVIRAIRTAKGNHSRSHLNQREIDVIKEEVLPALSYDTDEIGVIAPYNKQVNAVKSVLEESIDVATVHKFQGREKDAIIMTTVDDTITAFSDDPNLLNVAVSRAKQQFYLVVSGNEQPKDCNISDLIAYIEYNNGTVIASKIHSIFDYLYEQYTDARIAYLKKHKKISEYDSENLTFALIEDILQENIHMCHLNIICHLPLYMLIQDYSLLNAEESKYAANINTHIDFLIYNRVSKQPILAIETDGYMYHKSGTRQAERDVKKDHILELYGIPLVRLSTIGSNEKKVVVDKLSEVLHLQ from the coding sequence ATGATAGACACTTCCGAAAATCTCATTATCATAAAAGGTCAAATCAAGACTGCCGAAATAGAGAGTTGCCAGAATAATAATGGCAATTATAGCATCATATTCCGAAATTCTTCCAGCGTCTATTCATACAAAGAAGAAAATGTTATCTGGTTGACTCATCCTGACAAACCGGATCCTGCCAATTATCAAATAGCCACTCAAAGAAGAATCTTATCAAACATCGAGACACTATCCATTTTTAAGAGCGATTCGGAAAGTTACTGGCATATTCGTTTCCAAAATGGGAAAGAGTATGATTATAAAGGAAAAGATTTACAAATCACAAGATCATGCCTGGCAGAAACTTCTTCGAAAGACATATTCGGATATTTGAAAAAAGTAGCAGAGGTGAATGAACTGAAAGCTGATGACGGAACGAAACTACTGGCCAAACAATATGAAAAGATTAATTTCATAGCGGATAACAGGGCTATTGCCGTATATTTGAATCCTCAAAAGTATAAATTGCAGACTCAAAGCACACCGACTCTGATTTTCCCTTTCGGTTGTAATGCCAGCCAACAAAAGGCAGTCCAGACAGCTTTTGAGAACCAAATAAGCGTTGTACAAGGTCCGCCGGGAACTGGAAAGACACAAACTATCCTGAATATTATCGCCAATATTCTGGTGCGTGGCAAAACAGTTCAGGTTGTATCTAATAATAACTCCGCCATTGTAAATGTGCTTGAGAAGTTATCCAAATACGATATGGGATTTATCGTTGCATTGCTCGGCAGCACAGCCAACAAAGAGAAATTCATAGAGACTCAGGAAGAAGAGAAACAATATCCGGAGAATTTCGAATCGTGGCATGATGCAGAAACCGAACAGCCCCTATTTCTCGATAAGATACATCATCAAACGGAAGAACTCAAAAGCATATTTTCCAAACAGGAACGCCTTGCCATGGCAAGACAGGAAATACAAGCCCTGAAAATAGAATGGCAGCATTATCTACAAGAATTCGGCACTAAGGAATCTACAACAAAACTACGTAGAAACTCCAATTCTGCCGCTCTTCTGAACTTATGGAACGAATGTCAGCAATTTGCGGAAAAAGAGCAGACATCAAATCTCCGGGGAATAACAGCTTTTATACAACGGTTGAAATGGCTGTTCTTCAGATTCAAGAGCAAAACGATTTGCAAAATCCCCGACAAGAATTTCTATAAGCGGGAGATGAGCTCGATTATCGCTGACTTCCAAATCTTATTCTACCAGACAAAACACTCAGAACTGGAAGTTGAGATAGATACATTAGAAAAGGAACTAGCCAACAAAGATGCATCGGAAATGGCTAAGCAAATGGCTGATGCATCGATGAAGTATCTAAAAAACAAGTTATTCCGTACTTATGGCAATAATCATGACAAACCGGTCTTTACTTTAGAAGACCTGAAAGATAATTGGCGGGAAGTACAGAAAGAGTATCCGATTATACTAAGCACTACATTTTCATCAGTAAGTAGCCTGCATCGGGATACCGTATATGATTATCTGATTATGGATGAAGCTTCACAGGTTTCGGTAGAAACAGGAGCTTTGGCATTGTCATGCGCTAAAAACGCAATCATTGTCGGCGACACCATGCAGCTCCCCAATGTAGTCACGGAAGAAGATAAGGAAAAGTTGGACTTTATCGCTAACGCATGTCTGATTAAGGCTGAATATGATTGTGCCCGTATGAGTTTCCTGCAATCTGTCTGCAAAGTGATTCCGAATGTACCGCAGACTTTATTACGGGAGCATTATCGGTGCCACCCTAAAATCATCAACTTCTGCAATCAGAAATTTTATGGCGGAAACCTTGTTATCATGACATGTGATAAAGGAGAAAAGGACGTAATCCGTGCCATAAGAACCGCCAAAGGCAACCATTCCCGCAGCCATCTGAATCAACGGGAAATAGATGTTATCAAAGAAGAAGTGTTACCTGCCCTATCCTATGATACGGATGAGATAGGTGTCATTGCCCCATATAACAAGCAAGTAAATGCCGTTAAATCCGTACTTGAAGAAAGTATTGATGTAGCAACAGTCCATAAGTTTCAGGGAAGGGAGAAGGATGCTATCATTATGACTACAGTCGATGACACCATCACCGCCTTTTCCGATGATCCGAATCTGCTGAATGTCGCTGTTTCCCGAGCCAAACAGCAGTTCTATCTGGTCGTATCAGGAAACGAACAGCCCAAAGATTGTAATATCAGCGACCTGATTGCCTACATCGAATACAATAACGGTACAGTCATCGCCAGTAAGATTCATTCCATATTCGATTATCTATACGAACAATATACGGATGCCCGAATCGCCTATTTAAAGAAACATAAGAAAATATCCGAATATGATTCCGAGAATCTTACCTTTGCCTTGATAGAAGACATTCTACAAGAGAACATCCATATGTGCCATTTGAATATCATTTGCCATTTACCTCTTTATATGTTGATTCAAGACTATTCTCTGCTAAATGCTGAAGAGAGCAAATATGCTGCAAATATTAATACCCATATCGACTTCCTGATTTATAATCGTGTGAGCAAACAACCGATATTGGCTATTGAGACGGATGGTTATATGTATCATAAATCTGGGACAAGGCAGGCGGAACGTGATGTTAAGAAGGATCATATATTGGAGTTGTATGGTATTCCGTTGGTGAGATTGTCTACTATTGGTAGTAACGAGAAGAAAGTTGTTGTAGATAAGTTAAGTGAAGTATTACATTTACAATAA
- a CDS encoding alcohol dehydrogenase, with the protein MLTYTYVEHGKFELQEKPKPGIIDSRDAIVRVTLGSICTSDLHIKHGSVPRAVPGTTVGHEMVGVVEEIGGDVTSVKPGDRVTVNVETFCGECFFCKRGYVNNCTDPNGGWALGCRIDGGQAEYVRVPYADQGLSRIPDTVSDEQALFVGDVLATGFWATRISEIAKDDTVLIIGAGPTGICTLLCVMLKKPRRIIICEKSPERIRFVREHYPDILVVEPENCKDFVIQNSEHGGADVVLEVAGSEDTFRLAWECARPNAIVTIVALYGAPQLLPLPDMYGKNLIFKTGGVDGCDCAEILNLIEEGRIDTTSLITHRFPLNEIEEAYRIFENKLDGVIKVAIY; encoded by the coding sequence ATGCTTACATACACATACGTTGAACACGGGAAATTTGAATTACAGGAGAAGCCGAAACCGGGAATAATAGATTCACGGGATGCAATCGTGCGAGTGACTCTTGGCAGTATTTGTACTAGTGACCTTCATATCAAACATGGCAGTGTGCCGCGTGCTGTACCTGGAACGACAGTCGGGCATGAGATGGTGGGTGTCGTAGAAGAGATAGGGGGTGATGTGACCTCAGTCAAGCCCGGAGATAGGGTAACTGTGAATGTCGAAACTTTCTGTGGAGAGTGTTTCTTTTGTAAGCGGGGATATGTCAACAACTGTACCGATCCAAATGGCGGTTGGGCTTTGGGATGCCGCATTGACGGTGGTCAGGCAGAATATGTCAGGGTTCCTTATGCTGACCAGGGACTGAGCCGTATTCCTGATACAGTCAGTGACGAACAGGCTTTGTTTGTGGGAGATGTGCTTGCGACAGGTTTTTGGGCAACCCGTATCTCGGAGATTGCCAAGGATGATACTGTGCTTATTATTGGCGCCGGTCCTACCGGAATCTGTACTTTATTGTGTGTGATGTTGAAGAAACCGCGGCGTATCATAATCTGCGAAAAGTCACCTGAAAGAATCCGGTTTGTGCGTGAACATTATCCTGATATATTGGTCGTGGAACCTGAAAACTGCAAGGATTTTGTGATTCAAAACAGTGAACATGGTGGTGCTGATGTTGTATTAGAGGTGGCTGGTAGCGAAGATACTTTCCGCTTGGCGTGGGAATGTGCCCGTCCCAATGCCATTGTGACTATAGTAGCTCTCTATGGCGCGCCTCAGCTACTTCCTTTGCCTGATATGTATGGTAAGAACTTGATTTTCAAAACTGGCGGAGTGGACGGCTGTGATTGTGCCGAGATTCTTAATCTGATTGAGGAGGGCAGAATAGATACTACTTCTCTTATTACACATAGATTTCCGTTGAACGAGATTGAGGAAGCCTACCGTATATTTGAAAATAAGTTGGACGGAGTCATTAAGGTAGCCATTTACTAA